A window of the Lactuca sativa cultivar Salinas chromosome 7, Lsat_Salinas_v11, whole genome shotgun sequence genome harbors these coding sequences:
- the LOC111881660 gene encoding NADP-dependent glyceraldehyde-3-phosphate dehydrogenase, which translates to MAGTGVFEEIIEGDVFKYYTDGEWKKSASGKSVAIINPTTRTTQYKVQACTQEEVNKVMESAKIAQKQWAKTPLWKRAELLHKAAAILKEHKAPIAECLVKEIAKPAKDSVTEVVRSGDLISYCAEEGVRILGEGKFLVSDSFPGNERTKYCLTSKIPLGVVLAIPPFNYPVNLAVSKIGPALIAGNSLVLKPPTQGAVACLHMVQCFNLAGFPKGLISCITGKGSEIGDFLTMHPGVNCISFTGGDTGVAISKKAGMVPLQMELGGKDACIVLEDADLDLVAANIIKGGFSYSGQRCTAVKVVLVMESVADELVEKVNAKVAKLKVGPPEDDCDITPVVSESSANFIEGLAKDAKTKGATFCQEYKREGNLIWPLLLDNVRPDMRIAWEEPFGPIVPVIRINSIEEGIHHCNASNFGLQGCVFTKDINKAILISDAMETGTVQINSAPARGPDHFPFQGLKDSGIGSQGITNSINMMTKIKSTVINLPTPSYTMG; encoded by the exons ATGGCAGGAACTGGTGTTTTTGAAGAGATAATAGAAGGCGATGTGTTCAAATATTACACTGATGGAGAATGGAAGAAATCTGCTTCTGGTAAATCTGTTGCTATTATTAACCCGACTACCAGAACCACTCAGTACAAGGTTCAAG CATGTACACAAGAAGAGGTGAATAAAGTAATGGAATCAGCTAAAATTGCTCAAAAGCAATGGGCGAAAACACCACTATGGAAACGAGCCGAGCTTCTTCACAAGGCAGCTGCCATTCTCAAAGAGCACAAAGCTCCCATCGCCGAGTGTTTAGTTAAGGAGATTGCAAAACCAGCCAAGGATTCAGTCACTGAG GTCGTTCGATCAGGGGATCTCATATCTTATTGCGCTGAAGAAGGGGTCAGGATTCTAGGAGAAGGCAAGTTCTTGGTTTCTGATAGTTTTCCAGGCAATGAGAGAACAAAGTATTGTCTCACTTCAAAG ATCCCACTCGGAGTTGTCTTGGCCATACCACCCTTCAACTATCCGGTCAATCTCGCCGTCTCCAAAATCGGCCCTGCACTTATCGCCGGAAACTCCCTCGTCCTCAAGCCCCCAACTCAG GGGGCAGTGGCTTGCCTTCATATGGTGCAATGCTTTAACTTAGCAGGTTTTCCCAAAGGCCTAATCAGTTGTATCACCGGAAAAGGATCGGAGATCGGAGATTTCCTCACCATGCATCCCGGAGTTAACTGTATCAG CTTCACCGGAGGTGACACCGGAGTAGCAATTTCCAAGAAAGCCGGCATGGTGCCACTTCAGATGGAGCTCGGAGGAAAAGACGCATGCATCGTTCTGGAAGACGCTGATCTTGATTTGGTTGCAGCAAATATCATCAAAGGAGGTTTCTCCTACAG TGGTCAGAGATGCACTGCTGTTAAAGTTGTATTGGTGATGGAATCGGTGGCCGATGAGTTAGTGGAAAAAGTGAACGCCAAGGTGGCGAAGTTGAAGGTGGGCCCACCGGAGGATGATTGTGACATCACTCCGGTGGTCTCTGAGTCGTCTGCAAATTTCATCGAAGGTTTAGCTAAGGATGCAAAGACGAAAGGAGCAACGTTTTGTCAGGAGTATAAGCGTGAGGGCAACCTTATTTGGCCATTGTTGCTTGATAATGTTCGACCCGATATGAGAATTGCATGGGAGGAACCATTTGGGCCCATCGTGCCTGTTATTAGGATTAACTCCATTGAAGAAGGGATCCACCATTGTAATGCTAGCAATTTTGGTCTTCAG GGATGTGTCTTCACTAAAGACATCAACAAAGCAATCTTGATTAGTGATGCGATGGAAACCGGGACGGTGCAAATAAACTCTGCCCCGGCTCGTGGCCCTGATCACTTCCCCTTTCAG GGTTTGAAGGACAGTGGGATCGGGTCCCAAGGAATCACGAACAGTAttaatatgatgacaaaaatcaAGAGCACAGTAATCAACTTACCAACCCCAAGTTATACGATGGGATAG